From Candidatus Caldatribacterium sp., a single genomic window includes:
- a CDS encoding inositol monophosphatase produces MFKERLEAAKRIAQDVGKFVLSRTHNLGRIETKSSPIDVVTEVDKEAQRYIAEALHKAFPEDTIWGEESGEPLQDFSHSWVIDPIDGTSNYIHGLPFYAVSIAYFLEGKPILGVLFAPALGELFFALRGEGAFLNGERIRVSQVSALHEAIFITGFPHMRRRFEVMAPIYEYLLAECQALRSFGSAALGLAYVACGRCEGYLQLGVSFYDVAAGVCLVEEAGGVVQELSGKSWSYVSRSLCVSNGHIDLASIVRGVLPAEVVATLR; encoded by the coding sequence GTGTTCAAGGAACGTCTTGAAGCTGCAAAACGCATAGCCCAGGACGTCGGGAAATTCGTGCTCTCCCGCACCCACAACCTCGGGCGCATTGAAACCAAATCAAGCCCCATCGATGTAGTGACCGAGGTGGACAAAGAAGCCCAGCGGTACATTGCCGAAGCCCTGCACAAGGCTTTTCCAGAGGACACCATCTGGGGAGAAGAAAGCGGAGAGCCTCTGCAGGACTTCTCCCACAGCTGGGTGATTGACCCCATCGACGGAACGAGTAACTACATCCACGGCCTTCCCTTCTATGCGGTCTCCATCGCCTATTTCCTCGAGGGAAAGCCAATCCTTGGAGTCCTCTTTGCCCCAGCTCTTGGGGAGCTCTTCTTTGCGCTCCGAGGAGAAGGGGCCTTCCTGAACGGGGAGAGAATCCGGGTTTCCCAGGTGAGCGCACTTCATGAGGCAATCTTCATCACCGGATTCCCCCACATGAGGCGACGCTTTGAAGTCATGGCTCCAATTTACGAGTACCTCCTTGCCGAATGCCAAGCCCTGCGTTCCTTTGGGAGTGCCGCCCTGGGACTCGCCTACGTCGCCTGTGGGAGGTGCGAAGGGTACCTCCAGCTTGGGGTGTCCTTCTACGATGTCGCCGCAGGGGTGTGCCTTGTGGAGGAAGCAGGAGGCGTGGTGCAGGAGCTTTCGGGAAAATCCTGGAGCTACGTGAGCCGGTCCCTCTGTGTCTCCAACGGCCACATTGACCTTGCCTCCATTGTGCGGGGTGTTCTCCCTGCAGAAGTTGTCGCCACGCTCCGCTAA
- a CDS encoding 6-phosphofructokinase, whose protein sequence is MKRRIGVLSGGGDCPGINAVIHAVVKRAILKYDYEVIGILDGFEGLVEGRFRNLEYNDVSGILPLGGTILGASNRANPFRYPVRRGDEVVFEDRSRDLLGNFEKLGLSALIAIGGDGTFHIASELVKLGVPVVGVPKTIDNDLNATDITFGFDSAVHVVTDAIDRLHTTAQSHHRVMVVEVMGRYAGWIALHGGIAGGGDVILIPEIPFDTEGVCNFILERRRKGKRFSIVVVAEGAKPLGGDMVVQRIVRESHDQIRLGGVSHVVGRAIEEKTGLETRVVILGHLQRGGSPTAFDRVLATRLGAMAVDLVAEGKFGHFPAVRGQDIVPTRIEEAIACLKTVPQDSPLLDIARSMGTYLGT, encoded by the coding sequence ATGAAGCGTCGCATTGGTGTCTTAAGTGGCGGTGGTGACTGTCCCGGAATCAATGCGGTCATCCATGCGGTGGTCAAGCGGGCCATTCTCAAGTACGACTACGAGGTCATAGGGATACTCGACGGATTCGAAGGACTCGTGGAGGGAAGATTCCGAAACCTCGAGTACAACGATGTCTCGGGTATTCTCCCCCTGGGAGGAACAATCCTCGGAGCCTCAAACCGGGCAAATCCCTTCCGGTACCCAGTCCGCCGGGGAGACGAGGTGGTTTTCGAGGATCGCTCCCGAGACCTCCTTGGAAACTTCGAAAAGCTTGGGCTCTCTGCCCTCATCGCCATAGGGGGCGACGGGACATTCCACATTGCTTCGGAACTTGTAAAGCTTGGTGTCCCAGTCGTGGGTGTTCCCAAAACGATTGACAACGACCTCAACGCCACCGATATCACCTTCGGGTTTGACTCGGCAGTGCACGTGGTGACCGACGCAATCGACCGACTTCACACCACCGCCCAGTCCCATCACCGGGTTATGGTCGTTGAGGTCATGGGACGATACGCAGGATGGATTGCGCTCCATGGGGGCATCGCCGGAGGCGGCGACGTCATCCTCATCCCCGAGATTCCTTTCGACACCGAGGGAGTGTGCAACTTCATCCTCGAGCGTCGGAGGAAGGGGAAGCGCTTCAGCATCGTCGTGGTAGCTGAAGGAGCAAAACCCCTTGGTGGAGATATGGTGGTCCAGCGGATTGTGCGAGAAAGCCACGACCAGATTCGGCTTGGGGGTGTGAGCCATGTGGTCGGAAGGGCCATTGAGGAGAAAACCGGCCTTGAGACGAGGGTGGTGATTCTCGGACACCTCCAGCGGGGTGGCTCACCCACCGCTTTTGACCGGGTCTTAGCCACCCGCCTTGGGGCGATGGCCGTGGACCTTGTGGCAGAAGGAAAATTTGGGCACTTCCCCGCCGTGCGGGGCCAGGACATCGTTCCCACCCGGATTGAGGAGGCCATCGCTTGCCTTAAAACTGTTCCCCAGGACTCGCCTCTTCTTGACATTGCCCGCTCCATGGGGACATACCTTGGAACATGA
- a CDS encoding cyclase family protein yields MLPLEAYTLVDLSMEVVPPGTEERPFVTTHALLHDATTKYLISTHTHVGTHLEGPLHFFETGKDLVDFPLSAFWGRAWFFDLVKVPEDRSITREMLAEQLEGKVASGDILIARNLDKEVITKVQKTKDRTLLPCFTPEAAAWIREKGLKMLGIDNSVRLGKDVEATRKLHEILLGAHILLLEGLANLEAVQENPFFLIAFPYKARGIDSSFTRAVALVRR; encoded by the coding sequence ATGCTGCCCCTTGAAGCGTACACCCTTGTAGACCTCTCAATGGAAGTTGTTCCTCCAGGAACGGAGGAGCGACCCTTCGTGACAACCCATGCCCTCCTCCACGATGCGACGACCAAGTACCTCATCTCCACCCATACGCACGTGGGAACACACCTTGAGGGACCGCTCCACTTCTTCGAGACAGGAAAAGATCTCGTCGATTTCCCTCTTTCGGCCTTCTGGGGGAGAGCCTGGTTCTTCGACCTTGTGAAAGTTCCTGAAGACCGTTCCATAACCCGAGAGATGCTTGCCGAGCAGCTTGAGGGAAAAGTGGCCTCAGGAGACATTCTCATCGCCCGAAACCTTGACAAGGAGGTAATCACCAAGGTGCAGAAAACGAAAGACCGGACTCTTCTCCCCTGCTTCACCCCTGAGGCTGCCGCCTGGATACGGGAAAAGGGACTGAAGATGCTCGGTATCGACAATTCCGTGCGCCTTGGGAAGGATGTCGAAGCAACCCGAAAGCTCCATGAAATTCTCCTTGGGGCTCACATCCTTCTCCTTGAGGGCCTTGCAAATCTCGAAGCGGTTCAGGAAAATCCCTTCTTCCTCATCGCTTTCCCCTATAAGGCTCGGGGAATCGATTCGAGTTTTACCCGAGCAGTAGCTCTCGTGCGGAGGTGA
- a CDS encoding ribonuclease H-like domain-containing protein, with the protein MLSSTFCHVPAVGEKTERHIWEAGIWSWEDAFCTPFFERSFPRAFVFQVRSFLERSQRRLERNDARFFEEHLPRKELWRLFPEFRHTAVFLDIETTGLNPPDDYVTAITLFDGYHIKTFVRGINLKDFLPEVMKYRVIITFNGKCFDLPFLERSLGIRLPHVHLDLRYILKSLGFSGGLKACERALGIDRGKLRGVDGYTAVLLWRKYQDGCPEALETLLAYNVADTVNLERLMVFAYNEKIRHLPLPQSPLPEPRKKIIVPYRVHEEILDEVFHERLRMLSRKGEVFQ; encoded by the coding sequence ATGCTCTCCTCAACTTTCTGTCACGTCCCTGCGGTAGGAGAAAAAACGGAGCGGCACATCTGGGAAGCAGGGATATGGAGCTGGGAGGATGCCTTCTGTACTCCTTTTTTCGAGCGTTCCTTCCCGAGGGCCTTTGTCTTCCAGGTGCGCTCCTTTCTCGAGAGGTCGCAGAGGCGCTTAGAACGGAATGATGCTCGCTTTTTCGAAGAGCACCTCCCCCGAAAAGAGCTCTGGCGCCTTTTCCCAGAATTTCGCCATACTGCTGTTTTCCTTGATATTGAAACCACCGGTCTCAATCCACCTGATGACTATGTCACCGCCATCACCCTCTTTGACGGGTACCACATTAAAACCTTCGTCCGGGGGATAAACCTCAAGGATTTCCTTCCTGAGGTCATGAAGTACCGGGTCATCATTACGTTCAACGGAAAATGTTTCGACCTCCCCTTTCTCGAGCGAAGCCTTGGAATACGCCTTCCTCACGTGCATCTTGACCTCCGCTACATTCTGAAGAGCCTCGGGTTCAGTGGAGGGCTTAAGGCCTGCGAACGGGCCCTGGGGATTGACCGGGGAAAACTCCGGGGCGTTGATGGGTACACGGCGGTACTCCTCTGGCGGAAGTACCAGGATGGGTGTCCTGAAGCCTTGGAGACCCTCCTGGCGTACAACGTCGCCGATACGGTGAACCTCGAGCGCCTCATGGTCTTTGCGTACAACGAGAAAATCCGTCATCTCCCCCTCCCTCAATCTCCGCTTCCTGAGCCCCGGAAGAAAATCATTGTTCCCTATCGGGTTCACGAGGAAATCCTCGATGAAGTTTTCCACGAACGTCTCCGAATGCTCTCAAGGAAGGGAGAGGTATTTCAGTGA